Within the Candidatus Cybelea sp. genome, the region TCGCGCTCGCGATGCGGCGGCACTCGGGCGATGGTATGCAGACCATCTCGGAATTGCGGAGAAACCTGGCGTTGGCATCATGTTTCGCCGCTCGGACGATCCCGACCCGAATAAAGTGACGCTTTTCAGCATCTTCGATGCGGATGACGACTATTGGGACCGAGCGCAGCCGGTCATGATCAACTTCCGGGTCGAGGGCCTCGACGAGCTGCTCGCCAAGCTGCGCGCGGAGGGCGTTACGGTTTTAGAAAAGACCGATAATCACGAATACGGCCGCTTCGGATGGGTCGTGGATCCGGAAGGCAATCGTCTCGAACTATGGGAGCCTCCCGCCGCCCCGTAACGCGTTATGGCCTCGGCTCGAAGTCTGCGTGGAAGACGTAGCCGCCCTGGACCGGCAGACAGTTTACCATCTTGGGCGTGTAGGTGCTCTTACGCG harbors:
- a CDS encoding VOC family protein, whose product is MRARDAAALGRWYADHLGIAEKPGVGIMFRRSDDPDPNKVTLFSIFDADDDYWDRAQPVMINFRVEGLDELLAKLRAEGVTVLEKTDNHEYGRFGWVVDPEGNRLELWEPPAAP